One Paralysiella testudinis genomic window, GGGCTGCTGTAGACGGCTTTGTCGGTGCCCAGCTCCACGGCGTTGCCCAAATACATCACCAATACGCGGTCGGCAATGTGTTTCACCACCGATAAATCATGGGCGATGAAGATCAGCGCCAAGCCCATTTCTTTTTGAATTTGTTTAAGCAGGTTGATCACTTGCGCTTGAATCGATACATCCAGCGCGCTCACCGGCTCGTCGCAAATAATCAGCTTGGGCTCCAGAATCAGCGCGCGGGCGATGCCGATGCGCTGGCACTGGCCGCCGGAAAACTCGTGCGGGTAGCGGTTAATCTGGTTGGGCAGCAGCCCCACTTTGGCCATAATGGCTTTTACCCGTGCTTGGATGTCGGCTTTTTTCAGCGCGGGGTAGTAGGTTTGCAGCGGCTCGGCAATGATGTCGCCCACGGTCATGCGTGGGTTGAGTGAGGCCAGCGGGTCTTGAAAAATCATTTGGATGTCTTTGCGTTTCAGGCGCATGGCTTTGGCGCTTAAGCCCAATAGTTCGTCGCCTTCAAACACGATGCTGCCGGCACGCGCCTTCACCAAGCCGATGATGGCGCGCGCCAAGGTGGATTTGCCGCAGCCGGATTCGCCCACAATGCCCAAGGTTTCACCGGCGGCCAGCTCGAAAGAAACGCCGTTTACAGCTTTGAGGGTGGCCGGTTTTTGCCAAAACCAATCGCTTTTCTGGCGGATGTCGAAGGTTACTTGAATATCGCGCACGCTGAGTAAGGGCGAGGTCATGGGCGTGCTCCTGTGGTGTGGGTAAGGGGCAGGCCGCCTTCAGGCAGCCAATGGCAGGCGCGTTGACGCTGGTCAGCCAGCTGTTGCAGCGGCGGCGCGGTGTGGCGGCAGATGTCGCTTACGTGCAGGCAGCGTTGCTGGAAAGGGCAGCCCGGCGGCAGGCGCGACAAATTGGGCGGATTGCCGGCAATGGTGGTGAGCTCTTCGGCTTCGTCGTCTAAGCGCGGCACGGCGCCCAACAGGCCGATGCTGTAGGGATGGCTGGGGCGGTAGAAAATATCGTTTACCGCGCCGTATTCCATGGTGCGCCCGGCATACATCACCAGCACGTGGTCGCAAATGCCGGCCACCACGCCCAAATCGTGGGTAATCATGATGATGGTGGTGTTGAAATCGCGCTTCAGCTCATTCAGCAAAGCCATGATTTGCGCTTGTACGGTAACGTCCAGCGCGGTGGTGGGCTCGTCGGCAATCAGCAGTTTGGGGCGGCACAGCAAGGCCATGGCCACCATCACGCGCTGGCGCATGCCGCCGGAAAACTCGTGCGGATACATGCCGATGCGGTTTTTGGCCTCGGGAATTTTCACCGCTTCGAGCATACGCACCGATTCGGCCCAGGCGGCGTCTTTGCTCATGCCTTTGTGCAGGCGCAGCACTTCGGCCAGCTGGTCGCCCACGCGCATATAGGGGTTGAGCGAAGTCATCGGGTCTTGAAAAATCATGGCGATTTCTTCGGCGCGGATGCGGTTGAGGTGTTTTTCAGGCAGCCCCAAGATTTCTTTGCCTTCAAACAGCACCGAGCCTTGGGTGCGGCCGTTTTTGGCCAGCAAGCCCATTAAGGCAAACGCGGTTTGCGATTTACCGGATCCGGATTCGCCCACAATGCCCAAGGTTTCGCCTTGGTGTAAATCGAAGTTTAGGTCGTTTACGGCGGTAACATCGCCGTCTTCAGTGGCAAAGGTTACGCGTAAATCGCGTACTTGCAGCAAACTCATGGCGGGCTCCTAGCGGTCTTTCGGGTCCAGCGCATCGCGCAGACCGTCGCCGATAAAGTTAAAACAAAACAGGGTAACCACCAGAAACACCGAGGGCACCAGCAATTGCCACGGGGCTACCTGCATGGTTTGCGCGCCGTCTTGCAGCAAAGCGCCCCAGCTTGTCATCGGTTCTTGTACGCCCAAGCCCAAAAAGCTCAAAAACGATTCAAACAAAATCATCGATGGCACCAACAACGAGGCATACACCACCACCACGCCCAACACATTGGGCACAATGTGGCGCAGCACAATATTGCGCCCGGATACACCGCCCACTTGTGCGGCTTCAATAAACTCCTTGCGCTTGAGGCTGAGCGTTTGCCCGCGCACAATCCGCGCCACATCCAACCACGACACTAAGCCGATGGCCACAAAAATAAACACCAGATTGCGGCCAAAGAAGGTCACCAGTAAAATCACAAAAAACATAAACGGAAACGCATTGAGGATTTCCAGAAAGCGCATCATCAGCATATCCGTTTTGCCGCCCACATAGCCGGATACCGCGCCGTATATCGTGCCGAACAGCACCGCCACCAGCGCACCGGCCAGTCCCACCATCAGCGAAATACGCCCGCCCACGGCGGTGCGCACCAATAAATCGCGCCCGAGCGAATCGGTGCCGAAGTAATGTTGGTTGGCGAAAGAGGGTGGCGACTGCATATTGCCCCAGTCGGTTTCGGCATAGCCAAACGGTGCAAACAACGGTGTTAACAGCACAAAAGCACCAATCAGCAGCAATACCACGCCGCTCACCAGTGCCGCCCTATTATGGCGGAAACGCCGCCAAGCGTCTTGCCACAGGCTGCGCCCCTTGATTTCGGCCTCGTCTGCCATTTGGGCAAGCGCGTTGGCCTGTTTTTTACTGATCATCATGGTTTGTGTTCTTTTATAAAGTGGTTGTTGTTTTGGTGCTCAGGCTGCCTGAAGCCGTAGGTCGGATTCTTGAATCCGACGTTTGGCCATTGGCCAAAGTGATGGGGGTGCCTTGCTCGGCGAACAAGTGTCGGATTCAAGAATCCGACCTACCGTATTTATTGGTTTTTCAGGCAGCCTATGCTGCTCAATCGGGGGGTTAATAGCGGATTTTCGGATCAATCACCGCATACAGAATATCCACCACCGCATTAAAGGCAATGGTGAGCACCCCTACCAAAATGGTGAGGCTGAGCACCATGCCATAGTCGCGGTTAAGCGCACCGTTCACAAACAATTGGCCGATGCCGGGCAGGCCGAAAATGGTTTCAATCACAATCGAGCCAGTGATGATGCCCACAAACGCGGGGCCTAGGTAAGACACCACCGGCAGCATGGCCGGGCGCAAGGCGTGTTTGAGCACGATGTAGCGCATCGACAAGCCCTTGGCCTTGGCGGTGCGGATAAACGGGCTGTTCAGCACTTCAATCATGGAGCTGCGCATAATCCGCGCAATGCTGGCGGTGTAGGCCAGCGCCAATGCGGTTACCGGCAGCACCATATTGATGGCCGCACCGCCGTTCCAGCCGCCCGCAGGCAGCCATTGAAGGGTGATGGCGAAAATCAGCACCAACAGCGGCGCCTGAACAAAGCTGGGTATCACCACACCAATCATGGCAAAGCCCATTAATATATAGTCGAGCCAGGAATTTTGCTTCAAGGCGGCAATGATGCCGAGGGTAACCCCCAGCAGCAATGCAATTACAAAGGCATATAGGCCGATTTCCAGCGATACCGGCAGCGATTGCGCCAGCAATTCATTTACGCTGTAATCTTTGTATTTAAACGAAGGGCCAAAGTCGCCGTGCGCCAATTGCTTTAAATAATTTAGATATTGCACGCCGATGGGGTCGTTGAGGCCGTATTTGGCTTCGATATTGGCCATCACCGCCGGCGGCAGGTTGCGCTCGCCGGTAAACGGGCTGCCCGGTGCCAGCCGCATCATAAAAAACGACACGGTAATCAGCACCAGCAGGGTGGGAATGGCTTCGAGCAAGCGGCGGAAAATCAGTTTTAACATAATGGATGCCTTGTGGGCTGGTGTTGCGAAAACGAAGTTTCTGCGCAGCTAAAACGAAGTTTTTGCGCAGATAAAATACGGTTTAGGCTGCCTGAAATCCATTTTCAAAAATAACGTAAAATGAAAATACTCAACATCCTATGGATCCGCTTTATTTCAATACAATCTTGATGTAGTGGCAGTAGGATTCAAGAATCCGACCTACGCAGCTGCCTGAAACATAAAAAGCCTGTTGCCACCCACGGCGGCAACAGGCTGATGAGCCGATTTAGTGTTTCAGCACCGACAGGTTTTTGATCTGCCAGTTGTCCATCGGATCTTTGACAGAATAGCCGGCCACATATGGTTTCACCAAGCGGGCGCTCACGTAGTGGTATACATTGG contains:
- the oppB gene encoding oligopeptide ABC transporter permease OppB, which translates into the protein MLKLIFRRLLEAIPTLLVLITVSFFMMRLAPGSPFTGERNLPPAVMANIEAKYGLNDPIGVQYLNYLKQLAHGDFGPSFKYKDYSVNELLAQSLPVSLEIGLYAFVIALLLGVTLGIIAALKQNSWLDYILMGFAMIGVVIPSFVQAPLLVLIFAITLQWLPAGGWNGGAAINMVLPVTALALAYTASIARIMRSSMIEVLNSPFIRTAKAKGLSMRYIVLKHALRPAMLPVVSYLGPAFVGIITGSIVIETIFGLPGIGQLFVNGALNRDYGMVLSLTILVGVLTIAFNAVVDILYAVIDPKIRY
- the oppF gene encoding murein tripeptide/oligopeptide ABC transporter ATP binding protein OppF, with protein sequence MTSPLLSVRDIQVTFDIRQKSDWFWQKPATLKAVNGVSFELAAGETLGIVGESGCGKSTLARAIIGLVKARAGSIVFEGDELLGLSAKAMRLKRKDIQMIFQDPLASLNPRMTVGDIIAEPLQTYYPALKKADIQARVKAIMAKVGLLPNQINRYPHEFSGGQCQRIGIARALILEPKLIICDEPVSALDVSIQAQVINLLKQIQKEMGLALIFIAHDLSVVKHIADRVLVMYLGNAVELGTDKAVYSSPTHPYTQALMSAVPLPDPDAERSKTIQLLPGDLPSPINPPSGCVFRTRCPIADAACADTKPLLAGTAHHQTACLKNSVAAV
- the oppD gene encoding ABC transporter ATP-binding protein, giving the protein MSLLQVRDLRVTFATEDGDVTAVNDLNFDLHQGETLGIVGESGSGKSQTAFALMGLLAKNGRTQGSVLFEGKEILGLPEKHLNRIRAEEIAMIFQDPMTSLNPYMRVGDQLAEVLRLHKGMSKDAAWAESVRMLEAVKIPEAKNRIGMYPHEFSGGMRQRVMVAMALLCRPKLLIADEPTTALDVTVQAQIMALLNELKRDFNTTIIMITHDLGVVAGICDHVLVMYAGRTMEYGAVNDIFYRPSHPYSIGLLGAVPRLDDEAEELTTIAGNPPNLSRLPPGCPFQQRCLHVSDICRHTAPPLQQLADQRQRACHWLPEGGLPLTHTTGARP
- the oppC gene encoding oligopeptide ABC transporter permease OppC, whose protein sequence is MMISKKQANALAQMADEAEIKGRSLWQDAWRRFRHNRAALVSGVVLLLIGAFVLLTPLFAPFGYAETDWGNMQSPPSFANQHYFGTDSLGRDLLVRTAVGGRISLMVGLAGALVAVLFGTIYGAVSGYVGGKTDMLMMRFLEILNAFPFMFFVILLVTFFGRNLVFIFVAIGLVSWLDVARIVRGQTLSLKRKEFIEAAQVGGVSGRNIVLRHIVPNVLGVVVVYASLLVPSMILFESFLSFLGLGVQEPMTSWGALLQDGAQTMQVAPWQLLVPSVFLVVTLFCFNFIGDGLRDALDPKDR